A genomic stretch from Mycobacterium paraterrae includes:
- a CDS encoding Wzz/FepE/Etk N-terminal domain-containing protein, with the protein MTGLLELLAVVRNKFLILIVWTLAGAAAAGGLNLLLPVVYEANARILVAAPYWNDSTALADPNTGGGGLKAYGDEFTQQRMTSYVRLVTTPMVADSVAKRLQLGQSGDDLAKKLSGHIIPDTVMIQVRAQDSSPVRAAAIADAAAQRTIDVIKDVERPPYTAVSPIQPVLTEPASVPSHPISPRSLLNIGSGAILGFLIGLTYVAAYAGVRESLLLKRLRGIGEITGQQHNVIGVLSAEEHLGLDEVHVDAKLLRLELARRLTDAEIRSFVLAAPRATQTTGVLAMLLATALTESGSPSIVVHADFRAHQDRSMVGLGDLLSSSTPVDDAIHSDARGVGWITAGTAPANPTKELTGPRMRDVLDDLGCRYRHVIVAGPAVLESADAVDLATQVGASILVDPIPETSADELRESERLLGLSRGFCMGRIVIAGQTFSTPVEAAQLQRKPLVA; encoded by the coding sequence ATGACCGGGCTCCTCGAGTTGCTGGCCGTGGTGCGCAACAAATTCCTCATCCTGATCGTTTGGACACTGGCGGGCGCGGCCGCTGCCGGCGGACTGAACCTGCTGTTGCCGGTTGTCTATGAGGCGAACGCGAGAATCCTTGTCGCGGCACCGTATTGGAACGATTCCACCGCGCTCGCGGACCCGAATACCGGTGGTGGCGGGCTCAAGGCCTACGGTGACGAGTTCACCCAACAGCGCATGACCAGCTACGTGCGGCTGGTCACGACGCCGATGGTGGCCGACTCGGTGGCCAAGCGACTGCAGTTGGGGCAGTCCGGTGACGATCTCGCCAAAAAGTTGAGCGGCCACATCATTCCGGACACGGTAATGATCCAAGTGCGGGCACAAGACAGTTCCCCGGTGCGTGCGGCCGCCATCGCCGACGCGGCTGCGCAGCGGACTATCGATGTCATCAAAGACGTCGAGCGACCGCCGTACACCGCGGTGTCCCCAATTCAGCCGGTGCTCACCGAGCCCGCGTCGGTTCCCTCCCACCCGATCTCGCCACGATCGCTGCTGAACATCGGGTCCGGCGCGATCCTGGGATTCCTGATCGGGCTGACCTACGTGGCGGCGTACGCGGGTGTGCGGGAAAGCCTTCTGCTGAAACGACTTCGCGGCATCGGCGAGATCACCGGTCAACAGCACAACGTGATCGGCGTGCTGTCCGCCGAGGAGCATCTCGGTCTCGACGAGGTGCACGTCGACGCAAAACTCCTCCGGCTGGAACTGGCCCGCCGCCTGACGGACGCCGAGATCCGGTCGTTCGTGCTCGCGGCGCCGCGCGCCACTCAGACGACCGGTGTGCTGGCAATGTTGTTGGCGACGGCGTTGACGGAATCGGGCTCACCGAGCATCGTCGTGCACGCCGACTTTCGCGCACATCAGGACCGCTCAATGGTCGGCCTCGGCGACTTGCTCAGCAGCTCAACTCCTGTGGACGACGCCATCCACTCCGATGCCCGCGGGGTCGGCTGGATCACGGCGGGAACGGCACCGGCGAATCCGACCAAGGAACTCACCGGCCCCAGAATGCGGGACGTCCTCGACGACTTGGGTTGTCGCTACCGCCACGTCATCGTGGCCGGCCCGGCGGTACTGGAGTCCGCTGACGCCGTCGACCTGGCCACTCAGGTAGGCGCCTCCATTCTGGTCGACCCGATTCCCGAGACCTCTGCCGACGAGCTGCGCGAAAGCGAAAGGCTGCTGGGTCTGTCCCGGGGCTTCTGCATGGGACGAATCGTCATTGCAGGCCAGACCTTTTCGACACCTGTCGAGGCTGCCCAGTTGCAGCGGAAGCCTCTCGTCGCATGA
- a CDS encoding SGNH/GDSL hydrolase family protein, giving the protein MPAHSGIRGRRRLILCAVIAALALTVGVLIDAGLPDGGSNAATAPTNVVPSPSTMFDHQRALLVVGDSYAAAYPGLVADKMGWSLSVDVQDGTGFVSRTSSHAPFIERLDRDAATYHADYVLIDGGRNDLGLPPEDVVPAAESYLNDVHARWPTAKIIVVLPALAVPDDSTNYDAVADGLRRAAESIGADVIDPLAQRWYTDVEAKFLLNQDGRHLNYNGDTYYADKIVANLTQMFDDKPTLLVVGDSFAGGTGDPGFPTYPNLVARKEGWNLALDAQGGTGFLHRMEDAVPPGVPFMDRLDRDAAIYHRRVDYVLIDGGRADLFDPVEPVLAAADDYVKKVRSIWPTARIVVVLPSYVTSEAANNYPAVAQGLRGTAESVGAQVIDPVAQRWYRGGDLKRLLWKDGVNLNGDGNAYYAAKIIENLTRLGVAS; this is encoded by the coding sequence ATGCCGGCGCATAGTGGAATACGCGGCCGCCGGCGCCTGATCCTGTGTGCTGTCATCGCCGCCTTGGCGTTGACGGTGGGTGTCCTGATCGACGCCGGACTGCCCGACGGTGGCTCGAACGCCGCGACCGCCCCCACCAACGTGGTGCCTTCGCCGTCGACGATGTTCGACCACCAGCGCGCTCTTCTGGTTGTCGGCGATTCGTATGCGGCCGCCTACCCCGGCCTGGTGGCCGACAAGATGGGTTGGAGTCTGTCGGTGGACGTCCAGGACGGCACCGGCTTCGTCAGTCGCACATCCTCGCACGCGCCGTTCATCGAGCGGCTGGACCGAGACGCCGCGACGTACCACGCCGACTATGTATTGATCGATGGCGGACGAAACGACCTGGGCTTGCCGCCGGAAGACGTGGTGCCGGCGGCAGAGTCGTACCTCAACGACGTTCACGCCCGCTGGCCGACGGCCAAGATCATCGTCGTGCTGCCCGCTCTCGCGGTGCCGGACGACTCGACCAACTACGACGCCGTCGCGGACGGACTCCGCCGAGCCGCCGAGTCGATCGGCGCCGACGTCATCGATCCGCTGGCACAGCGCTGGTATACCGATGTCGAAGCCAAGTTCCTGCTGAATCAAGACGGTCGCCACCTCAACTACAACGGCGACACCTATTACGCGGACAAGATCGTCGCGAACCTCACCCAGATGTTCGACGACAAGCCGACGCTGCTGGTGGTCGGCGACTCCTTTGCCGGCGGCACCGGCGACCCGGGGTTTCCGACGTACCCGAACCTCGTTGCGCGCAAGGAAGGTTGGAACCTTGCGCTCGACGCCCAAGGCGGTACCGGCTTCCTGCATCGCATGGAGGACGCGGTACCACCGGGCGTGCCCTTCATGGACAGACTCGATCGCGATGCCGCGATCTATCACCGTCGCGTCGACTACGTGCTGATCGACGGTGGCCGCGCCGACCTCTTCGATCCGGTCGAACCGGTGCTGGCCGCCGCCGACGACTACGTCAAGAAAGTCCGCTCGATTTGGCCGACGGCCAGGATCGTCGTCGTGTTGCCGTCGTATGTCACAAGCGAAGCGGCAAACAACTATCCCGCTGTCGCGCAAGGCCTTCGCGGCACAGCGGAAAGTGTGGGGGCACAGGTGATCGACCCGGTAGCGCAGCGGTGGTATCGCGGCGGCGACCTCAAGCGGCTGCTCTGGAAAGACGGCGTCAACCTCAATGGCGACGGCAACGCCTACTATGCGGCCAAGATCATCGAGAATCTGACGCGGCTCGGTGTCGCATCATGA
- a CDS encoding glycosyltransferase, with protein MKVLHVVTLVTPDGAFGGPTRVAVNLCSTLRDQGHDATIAAGFKGFDEPPTALGGVPARLFPARRVLPGFGHAPTYAPALGRWIDEHAAKFDIVHIHLARDLVTLPVAARLHRMGIPYVVQTHGMIAPRNHPLARLIDRWWTVKLLRSAATHFHLNSTERKQLLEVAGTELRLRELRNGVPTPTAPTVRTLDTLPEVLFLARLHERKRPEVFAQAALSLLRSGADARFVVVGPPAGAEAGVDAIIAQARSEGFGENRIRREPAVEPDRTGDRMSCAAVYVLPSVREPFPMTVLEAMMLGIPVVIRQDNGLADFVETHRCGVVVDDGPEGFAQAISDVLADRSGARAMGRRARSAAQSAFGIAAVGAELEQAYRDVVYGSSE; from the coding sequence ATGAAAGTGCTGCACGTGGTGACGTTGGTGACTCCGGACGGCGCGTTCGGCGGACCGACCCGGGTCGCGGTCAACTTGTGTTCGACACTGCGCGATCAGGGCCACGATGCGACGATCGCCGCTGGCTTCAAGGGATTCGACGAACCGCCAACCGCACTCGGCGGCGTGCCCGCGCGGCTGTTTCCGGCCCGACGGGTGCTGCCGGGGTTCGGGCACGCGCCAACGTATGCACCGGCACTCGGTCGCTGGATCGATGAGCACGCAGCCAAGTTCGACATCGTGCACATCCACCTCGCGCGCGACCTGGTCACGCTGCCGGTGGCGGCGCGACTGCACCGGATGGGCATCCCGTACGTCGTGCAGACGCACGGCATGATCGCACCGCGCAACCATCCACTCGCGCGGTTGATCGACAGGTGGTGGACGGTCAAGCTGCTTCGCTCCGCCGCGACGCATTTTCACCTGAACTCGACCGAACGCAAACAGCTGCTCGAGGTAGCCGGGACCGAACTTCGGCTCCGCGAACTGCGGAACGGGGTCCCGACGCCGACGGCGCCGACGGTGCGGACCTTGGACACGCTTCCGGAGGTGCTTTTCCTGGCCAGGCTGCACGAGCGCAAGCGACCCGAGGTGTTCGCGCAGGCTGCGCTGTCGCTGCTGCGATCGGGGGCGGATGCCCGCTTCGTCGTGGTGGGGCCGCCAGCCGGAGCCGAAGCCGGTGTCGACGCGATCATCGCGCAGGCGCGCTCGGAAGGCTTCGGCGAGAATCGCATTCGACGAGAGCCCGCGGTGGAACCGGACCGAACCGGTGACCGGATGTCGTGCGCAGCTGTCTACGTGCTGCCGTCCGTGCGGGAACCGTTTCCGATGACGGTTCTCGAGGCGATGATGCTCGGTATCCCCGTCGTCATCCGGCAGGACAACGGGCTGGCGGACTTCGTGGAGACTCACCGCTGCGGTGTGGTGGTCGACGACGGTCCGGAAGGCTTCGCGCAAGCCATTTCCGATGTGCTCGCCGATCGATCCGGTGCGCGGGCAATGGGCCGACGTGCTCGGTCAGCGGCCCAGTCCGCGTTCGGTATCGCCGCTGTCGGAGCGGAATTGGAACAGGCTTATCGCGACGTCGTATATGGCAGCAGCGAATGA
- a CDS encoding WcaI family glycosyltransferase — MKITIVGINYFPEVTGIAPYTTGMAEGLAAQGHDVEVVTGLPHYPEWRIYDGYRSQRSYRETANGVTIHRLKHYVPEKPTPGGRIRMEASFARAVLTTGFGRPSVVIAVSPALLSTAGVVAAARLRGVPVGIVVQDLYGKGVVETGAMHGRSAKLAAQFEGRVLRAASGVSVIHDRFVPVLNEAGVDSGALTVIRNWTHIAASGSPTPADSMEVRRQYGWRPDEVVVVHAGNMGAKQGLENVIAAARLATSELSPGTIRFVLLGDGNQRRVLQQQGSGVGALEFIKPLPDTEFRELLHAADVLLLNEKPGVGDMAVPSKLTTYFTTGKPIVAATDQSSGAATEVRAAGAGVIVAPADPRALIDAALTVARDKANAVRFGEAGKRYAQSTLDRGAAIGRFDAWCHHLADSPSRLVPDR; from the coding sequence ATGAAGATCACGATCGTCGGGATCAACTACTTCCCGGAGGTGACGGGCATCGCGCCCTACACCACCGGAATGGCCGAAGGCCTTGCGGCGCAAGGCCATGATGTCGAGGTCGTGACGGGGCTGCCGCACTACCCGGAATGGCGGATCTACGACGGTTACCGTTCGCAGCGGTCGTACCGCGAAACCGCCAACGGCGTCACGATTCACCGGCTCAAGCATTACGTGCCCGAGAAGCCCACGCCCGGCGGACGGATCAGGATGGAAGCCAGCTTCGCCAGGGCGGTGCTGACCACCGGGTTCGGTCGACCGTCGGTGGTCATCGCGGTCAGTCCGGCGCTGCTGTCCACCGCCGGTGTTGTTGCCGCGGCCCGGTTACGCGGCGTGCCCGTCGGCATCGTCGTGCAAGACCTCTACGGCAAGGGAGTCGTCGAGACGGGCGCGATGCACGGTCGGTCAGCCAAGCTGGCGGCGCAATTCGAGGGGCGTGTGTTGCGCGCCGCATCGGGAGTGTCTGTCATCCACGATCGCTTCGTACCGGTGCTCAACGAGGCCGGTGTCGACAGTGGTGCGCTGACCGTGATCAGGAACTGGACGCACATCGCCGCTTCAGGCAGCCCGACTCCGGCCGACTCGATGGAAGTCCGTCGACAATACGGCTGGCGTCCCGACGAAGTGGTCGTCGTACACGCGGGGAACATGGGCGCGAAACAGGGCCTCGAGAACGTCATCGCCGCCGCCCGCCTGGCGACGTCAGAGCTCTCGCCGGGGACTATCCGGTTCGTGTTGCTCGGTGACGGCAACCAGCGGCGTGTGCTGCAACAACAGGGCAGCGGTGTCGGCGCGCTCGAGTTCATCAAGCCGCTGCCGGACACAGAGTTTCGCGAATTGCTCCACGCAGCGGATGTCCTGCTGCTCAACGAGAAGCCTGGCGTCGGGGACATGGCGGTGCCAAGCAAACTCACCACCTACTTCACCACCGGAAAGCCAATAGTCGCTGCGACCGATCAATCGAGCGGTGCGGCAACCGAAGTCAGAGCTGCGGGGGCGGGCGTGATCGTGGCACCCGCGGATCCTCGAGCCTTGATCGACGCTGCGCTGACGGTCGCGCGGGACAAGGCCAACGCGGTGCGGTTCGGTGAGGCCGGCAAACGGTACGCACAGAGCACGCTCGATCGCGGCGCGGCAATCGGTCGATTCGACGCCTGGTGCCATCACCTGGCCGACTCGCCTTCCAGACTGGTGCCGGACCGATGA
- a CDS encoding putative colanic acid biosynthesis acetyltransferase — protein MTQRIDVVRPVSPSGRFALAEFTGENYSKGRPWPLQLLWMLISRSVVMQWWCPNRLRLAILRAFGARIGAGTLIRHDVKIHWPWKLDIGRDTWIGESAWILNLEPVTIGSNTCISQGVLLCAGSHDRFSPSFEFDNGPIVIGDSVWIATRATILRGVRVADGATVGATALVARDVVEGATVLAPRAAVAS, from the coding sequence GTGACGCAACGCATTGACGTGGTCCGACCGGTTTCTCCCAGCGGCCGATTCGCACTGGCCGAGTTCACCGGTGAGAACTACAGCAAGGGTAGGCCCTGGCCGCTGCAGTTGCTGTGGATGCTGATCTCGCGGTCCGTCGTCATGCAGTGGTGGTGCCCGAATCGCCTGCGATTAGCCATCCTTCGCGCCTTCGGCGCGCGGATCGGGGCGGGCACCCTGATCCGGCACGACGTCAAGATCCACTGGCCGTGGAAGTTGGACATCGGGCGCGACACGTGGATCGGCGAGTCGGCCTGGATCCTCAACCTCGAGCCGGTGACGATCGGCTCGAATACCTGTATTTCGCAAGGTGTCCTATTGTGCGCGGGCAGCCACGACCGGTTCAGCCCGAGCTTCGAGTTCGACAACGGCCCGATTGTGATCGGCGACTCGGTGTGGATCGCGACGCGCGCGACAATCCTGCGCGGCGTTCGGGTGGCCGACGGGGCGACTGTGGGTGCTACCGCCCTGGTCGCCCGCGACGTCGTCGAGGGCGCGACGGTTCTGGCGCCACGCGCGGCGGTCGCGTCATGA